In Labilithrix sp., a single genomic region encodes these proteins:
- a CDS encoding proline dehydrogenase has product MSRGEDDIRALLRAARSVAGDPALREAVVEASGLSRAGVDLAFDRHLELDATDVDLARLLQRAGSAEAVFVVLSSNVFVGALRALALARAAAPEVVVRPSRRDPAFARALVAAVGSDRLRLDESLDFAAVTRGELHVYGTDDTIADVRARAKVPVRGHGAGMGVVWISKRASPAEAARLVADDVVVFDQRGCLSPRIVLVEHEDAVAVTVGGGRNADAFAEALHAELEERERTVPRGQLSAEERAASDRYVATMTYACRALVGAAHAIGIAPAGAPLVPAPAYRHVHVVAGVATEDAARAVLTPLAKAITGVGSDDLEAAKRIAPSWARLASLGAMQRPPLDGPVDLRDPYAISSC; this is encoded by the coding sequence ATGTCGCGCGGCGAGGACGACATCCGAGCTCTGCTCCGCGCGGCGCGGTCGGTCGCGGGCGATCCGGCGCTGCGCGAGGCGGTCGTCGAGGCGAGCGGGCTCTCGCGCGCCGGCGTCGATCTCGCGTTCGACCGGCACCTCGAGCTCGACGCGACGGACGTGGACCTCGCGCGCTTGCTGCAGCGCGCGGGGAGCGCGGAGGCGGTCTTCGTGGTGCTCTCGTCCAACGTGTTCGTCGGCGCCCTCCGCGCGCTCGCGCTCGCGCGCGCCGCCGCGCCGGAGGTCGTCGTTCGCCCCTCGCGCCGCGATCCCGCCTTCGCGCGCGCCCTCGTCGCGGCGGTCGGCTCCGATCGCTTGCGGCTCGACGAGTCGCTCGACTTCGCCGCCGTCACGCGCGGAGAGCTCCACGTCTACGGCACGGACGACACCATCGCGGACGTCCGCGCCCGCGCGAAGGTCCCCGTCCGCGGCCACGGCGCCGGGATGGGCGTCGTGTGGATCTCGAAGCGCGCGTCTCCCGCCGAGGCGGCGCGTCTCGTCGCCGACGACGTGGTCGTCTTCGATCAACGCGGCTGCCTCAGCCCACGCATCGTCCTCGTCGAGCACGAGGACGCGGTCGCGGTCACGGTCGGGGGCGGCCGCAACGCCGACGCGTTCGCGGAGGCGCTCCACGCCGAGCTCGAGGAGCGTGAGCGCACCGTCCCGCGCGGGCAGCTCTCCGCCGAGGAGCGCGCCGCGTCCGATCGCTACGTCGCGACGATGACGTACGCGTGCCGCGCGCTCGTCGGCGCGGCGCACGCGATCGGCATCGCCCCCGCCGGCGCGCCGCTCGTGCCGGCGCCGGCGTACCGCCACGTGCACGTCGTCGCGGGCGTCGCGACGGAGGACGCCGCGCGCGCGGTGCTCACCCCGCTCGCGAAGGCGATCACCGGCGTCGGCAGCGACGACCTCGAGGCCGCCAAACGAATCGCGCCGAGCTGGGCCCGCCTGGCCTCGCTCGGCGCGATGCAACGACCGCCCCTCGACGGTCCGGTCGATCTGCGCGACCCGTACGCGATCAGTTCTTGTTGA
- a CDS encoding acyl-protein synthetase: MPEPFDALACDLARFQARATAGFARLCHARGVDPAALTDAGAIPAVPTDAFKLTRVATFPEAEAEATFRTSGTTADVRGTHQMRDVSTYDRGAIAFGRRWLLRDRERISIAVLGPRAVTDSSLQHMCARFAEAFGEPASHEETFLIDGDVIDVSVFDERVAAALAHGRPMLVLATSFALVHFLDAVGDDTFSLPPGSRVMQTGGFKGRSREVGAEQLRSELARVFDVDPRAIVAEYGMTELSSQFYERTLWEPDTPHNRYAEPPWARVVPVDPDTLAPVADGEIGIAKVIDLLNVDSAVAILTQDRVRRIGDSFELLGRAPGAPSRGCSIAIDDLLGG, encoded by the coding sequence ATGCCGGAGCCCTTCGACGCGCTCGCGTGCGACCTCGCGCGGTTCCAGGCGCGCGCGACGGCGGGCTTCGCGCGCCTCTGTCACGCGCGCGGCGTCGATCCCGCCGCGCTCACCGACGCCGGCGCGATCCCCGCCGTCCCGACCGACGCGTTCAAGCTCACGCGCGTGGCGACGTTCCCGGAGGCGGAGGCGGAGGCGACCTTCCGCACGAGCGGCACGACCGCGGACGTGCGCGGCACGCACCAGATGCGTGACGTGTCGACCTACGATCGCGGCGCGATCGCGTTCGGCCGGCGCTGGCTCCTCCGTGATCGCGAGCGGATCTCGATCGCGGTGCTGGGACCGCGCGCGGTGACGGACTCGTCGCTCCAGCACATGTGCGCTCGCTTCGCGGAGGCGTTCGGCGAGCCCGCTTCGCACGAGGAGACCTTCCTCATCGACGGCGACGTCATCGACGTCTCGGTCTTCGACGAGCGCGTCGCCGCCGCGCTCGCGCACGGACGGCCGATGCTCGTCCTCGCGACGTCGTTCGCGCTCGTCCACTTCCTCGACGCGGTCGGCGACGACACGTTCTCGCTCCCGCCCGGCTCACGCGTGATGCAGACGGGCGGCTTCAAGGGCCGATCGCGGGAGGTGGGGGCCGAGCAGCTGCGGTCCGAGCTCGCGCGCGTGTTCGACGTCGACCCGCGCGCGATCGTCGCCGAGTACGGGATGACGGAGCTCTCGAGCCAGTTCTACGAGCGCACGCTCTGGGAGCCGGACACGCCGCACAACCGCTACGCCGAGCCTCCGTGGGCCCGCGTCGTCCCGGTCGATCCCGACACGCTCGCCCCCGTCGCCGACGGCGAGATCGGCATCGCGAAGGTGATCGACCTCCTCAACGTCGACAGCGCCGTCGCGATCCTCACGCAGGACCGCGTCCGCCGCATCGGCGACTCGTTCGAGCTCCTCGGCCGCGCCCCCGGCGCCCCGTCGCGCGGATGCTCGATCGCGATCGACGACCTCCTCGGCGGTTGA
- a CDS encoding KH domain-containing protein — protein sequence MSEVTQKDDGAIKGPSDEVTDPQALRALGFVQMLIEKMDMDAEVSLAPDDGEGSADEIRLEIEGPDAGRIIGKRGNVLEAIQYLTTRVAHKPGEPRKHIAVDAEGYRARHEDQLAEMAQKLARRVAKEGKVITFDPMTARDRRVVHMALKEMTDVRTESHGEGPDRRVQIIPVNKN from the coding sequence GTGTCTGAAGTAACGCAGAAGGACGACGGCGCGATCAAAGGCCCGTCCGACGAGGTGACCGATCCGCAGGCGCTCCGCGCGCTCGGCTTCGTGCAGATGCTGATCGAGAAGATGGACATGGACGCCGAGGTCTCGCTCGCGCCGGATGACGGCGAAGGCTCGGCCGACGAGATCCGCCTCGAGATCGAAGGGCCCGACGCGGGCCGCATCATCGGCAAGCGCGGCAACGTGCTCGAGGCGATCCAGTATTTGACCACGCGCGTCGCCCACAAGCCGGGTGAGCCGCGGAAGCACATCGCGGTCGACGCCGAGGGCTACCGCGCGCGCCACGAAGACCAGCTCGCCGAGATGGCGCAGAAGCTCGCGCGCCGCGTCGCGAAGGAGGGCAAGGTCATCACCTTCGACCCGATGACCGCGCGCGATCGGCGCGTCGTCCACATGGCGCTCAAGGAGATGACCGACGTGCGGACGGAGAGCCATGGCGAAGGTCCGGACCGCCGCGTCCAGATCATCCCCGTCAACAAGAACTGA
- a CDS encoding glycosyltransferase — protein sequence MKVLDICDFFSERGGGVRSYLGELASEGAKRGHEITVVAPGPRDADDALPGGGRLVRLAGPPMPYDPSYHLLWRIDRIVSLVREVRPDVLQASSPYLPALLATRLEAPLRVFVYHSDQIATYVEPILQKVGSERLRRSVLHAVNAWPRALARRFDLTVAPSETIAKILVEAGCERVRLVKFGSRADIFQPRPPSAERRRQMMGDLAAKPNAALALVACRLAVEKRVNQIIDAVALVNEERPLALVVLGDGPERARLEKQARKLPQVVFPGFLPRSEFAELVASADVFVHAGAAETFGFVLGEALLAGTRIVVPDAGAAYDFVGPGLGEAYPAYGGPRAIADALLRSLDRPAGAAPDVAGRLRTSTEHFDELFALYEEELRRRSRAVTQ from the coding sequence ATGAAGGTCCTGGACATCTGCGACTTCTTCTCCGAGCGCGGCGGAGGGGTGCGCTCGTACCTCGGTGAGCTCGCGAGCGAAGGGGCGAAGCGCGGTCACGAGATCACCGTCGTCGCGCCCGGCCCGCGCGACGCCGACGACGCGCTCCCCGGCGGCGGCCGCCTCGTCCGCCTCGCGGGGCCGCCGATGCCGTACGATCCGAGCTACCACCTGCTCTGGCGGATCGATCGGATCGTCTCCCTCGTCCGCGAGGTCCGTCCCGACGTGCTCCAGGCGAGCAGCCCTTATCTCCCGGCGCTCCTCGCGACGCGGCTCGAGGCGCCGCTCCGCGTGTTCGTCTATCACTCCGATCAGATCGCGACCTACGTCGAGCCGATCCTCCAGAAGGTGGGGAGCGAGCGGCTGCGTCGCTCGGTGCTCCACGCGGTGAACGCCTGGCCGCGCGCGCTCGCGCGTCGCTTCGACCTCACCGTCGCGCCGAGCGAGACGATCGCGAAGATCCTCGTCGAGGCGGGCTGCGAGCGCGTCCGCCTCGTGAAGTTCGGATCGCGCGCGGACATCTTCCAGCCGCGTCCGCCGAGCGCCGAGCGGCGGCGGCAGATGATGGGCGACCTCGCCGCGAAGCCGAACGCGGCGCTCGCGCTCGTCGCGTGCCGGCTCGCGGTGGAGAAGCGCGTCAACCAGATCATCGACGCGGTCGCGCTCGTGAACGAGGAGCGGCCGCTCGCGCTCGTCGTCCTCGGCGACGGACCCGAGCGCGCGCGCCTGGAGAAGCAGGCCCGCAAGCTGCCGCAGGTGGTGTTCCCCGGCTTCCTCCCGCGCTCCGAGTTCGCGGAGCTCGTCGCGAGCGCGGACGTGTTCGTGCACGCGGGGGCGGCGGAGACGTTCGGGTTCGTCCTCGGCGAGGCGCTCCTCGCCGGCACGCGGATCGTCGTGCCCGACGCGGGGGCGGCGTACGACTTCGTCGGCCCCGGCCTCGGCGAGGCCTACCCCGCCTACGGCGGACCGCGCGCGATCGCGGACGCGCTGCTGCGCAGCCTCGATCGACCGGCGGGCGCCGCGCCCGACGTCGCGGGCCGGCTCCGGACCTCGACCGAGCACTTCGACGAGCTCTTCGCGCTCTACGAGGAAGAGCTGCGGCGGCGGAGCCGAGCGGTCACGCAATAG
- a CDS encoding 2OG-Fe(II) oxygenase, whose translation MYLGHLDLDAPLVWTVDDALSPAECAAYEAKLRREERELAPIVGHDGQPAIDLAVRNNTRVMWDDEAEANALLAKVARSVPTTLSGRTLAGANPRLRLYRYEPGQRHGTHWDTVVELGDGVESALTLVFYLNDGFEGGETDFPELGKKIAPRTGRALLFQHRILHEATAVHAGTKHVLRTDVLYRARR comes from the coding sequence GTGTACCTCGGACACCTCGACCTCGACGCGCCGCTCGTGTGGACGGTCGACGACGCGCTCTCGCCGGCGGAGTGCGCGGCGTACGAGGCGAAGCTCCGCCGCGAGGAGCGTGAGCTCGCGCCGATCGTCGGGCACGACGGGCAGCCCGCGATCGACCTCGCGGTGCGGAACAACACGCGCGTCATGTGGGACGACGAGGCGGAGGCGAACGCGCTCCTCGCGAAGGTCGCGCGCTCGGTCCCGACGACGCTGAGCGGCAGGACGCTCGCCGGCGCGAACCCGCGGCTCCGCCTCTACCGCTACGAGCCGGGGCAGCGCCACGGGACGCACTGGGACACCGTCGTCGAGCTCGGCGACGGCGTGGAGAGCGCGCTCACCCTCGTCTTCTATTTGAACGACGGCTTCGAGGGCGGCGAGACCGACTTCCCCGAGCTCGGAAAGAAGATCGCGCCGCGCACCGGGCGCGCGCTCCTCTTCCAGCATCGCATCCTCCACGAAGCGACCGCCGTGCACGCGGGCACGAAGCACGTGCTCCGCACCGACGTCCTGTATCGAGCCCGGCGCTGA
- a CDS encoding diguanylate cyclase, whose amino-acid sequence MSELDEKTRVTTIVQKPAGEAVEGGPRNNDCIVVIYTKEPTLLGKRFVLDTTPIRVGRGAENHIVLEGDSVSRRHAHLEQRANVWWAVDDGSTNGTYVNDEQINHEFGLQNGDRIKVGPTIFKYLSGADVEAQYHEEIYRMTIIDGLTQAHVKRYLLEALEKEIIRARRHERELAFIMFDIDHFKKINDHHGHLAGDFVLKELARIVQGRIRRDEVFARYGGEEFAIVLPETNLEGARALAEGLREKIEQSRFVFQGDTIPVTISIGVAVLLASDKTALDLIRNADGKLYEAKRGGRNRVVAA is encoded by the coding sequence GTGAGGCGGTCGAGGGCGGCCCGCGCAACAACGACTGCATCGTCGTCATCTACACCAAGGAGCCCACGCTCCTCGGGAAGCGCTTCGTGCTCGACACGACGCCGATCCGCGTGGGCCGCGGCGCGGAGAACCACATCGTGCTCGAGGGCGACAGCGTCTCGCGCCGGCACGCGCACCTCGAGCAGAGGGCGAACGTGTGGTGGGCGGTCGACGACGGATCGACGAACGGCACCTACGTCAACGACGAGCAGATCAACCACGAGTTCGGGCTTCAGAACGGCGACCGCATCAAGGTCGGCCCCACCATCTTCAAGTACCTCTCCGGCGCCGACGTCGAGGCGCAGTACCACGAAGAAATTTACCGGATGACGATCATCGACGGCCTCACGCAGGCGCACGTGAAGCGCTACCTGCTGGAGGCCCTCGAGAAGGAGATCATCCGCGCGCGCCGGCACGAACGCGAGCTTGCGTTCATCATGTTCGACATCGATCACTTCAAGAAGATCAACGACCACCACGGCCACCTCGCCGGCGACTTCGTGCTGAAGGAGCTCGCGCGCATCGTCCAGGGGCGCATCCGTCGCGACGAGGTCTTCGCGCGCTACGGCGGCGAGGAGTTCGCGATCGTCCTCCCGGAGACGAACCTCGAGGGCGCGCGCGCGCTCGCGGAGGGGCTGCGTGAGAAGATCGAGCAGAGCCGCTTCGTGTTCCAGGGCGACACGATCCCGGTCACGATCTCGATCGGCGTCGCGGTGCTCCTCGCGAGCGACAAGACCGCGCTCGACCTGATCCGCAACGCGGACGGGAAGCTCTACGAAGCGAAGCGCGGCGGCCGCAACCGCGTCGTCGCGGCGTAG
- a CDS encoding aminotransferase class III-fold pyridoxal phosphate-dependent enzyme → MSGDELPHVVVPPPGPRSRALAARLSAVESPAFDARRAAREELSGEDHAAIVYERGEGANVFDADGNRYVDLTAGFGALLLGYGPNAATEAAARAAADLTLALGDVYASEIKVRACEAIAALHPSPGARVMLGLSGADAVTCALKTALLATGKPAVVAFEGSYHGLSYGPLAALGFAPGFREPFAPHLGVPVTFAPYPAAEPELDASLSAVRAMLRRGDAGAILVEPILGRGGCVVPPASFLAELRALATESGALLVVDEIWSGLGRSGAMLASAPVVPDVLCLGKGLGGGLPISACVGSADVMAAWGGHGGTRVHTGTHFGSPPACAAALATLEAIASLRLPARAAELGEAWRSELGDAARGRGLMVGVRLADARAALAASRALLAVGFIVLTGGARGEILTLSPPLTIAPAQLSAFAAALRQGPNG, encoded by the coding sequence GTGTCCGGCGACGAGCTCCCGCACGTCGTCGTCCCGCCGCCGGGTCCGCGGTCGCGCGCGCTCGCGGCTCGGCTCTCCGCGGTCGAGTCGCCGGCGTTCGACGCGCGCCGCGCGGCGCGCGAGGAGCTCTCGGGCGAGGACCACGCCGCGATCGTCTACGAGCGCGGAGAAGGAGCGAACGTCTTCGACGCGGACGGCAACCGCTACGTCGACCTCACCGCCGGCTTCGGCGCGCTCTTGCTCGGCTACGGTCCGAACGCGGCGACGGAGGCGGCGGCGCGCGCGGCGGCGGACCTCACCCTCGCGCTCGGCGACGTCTACGCGTCGGAGATCAAGGTCCGCGCGTGCGAGGCGATCGCGGCGCTGCATCCTTCGCCCGGCGCGCGCGTGATGCTCGGCCTCTCCGGCGCCGACGCGGTGACGTGCGCGCTCAAGACCGCGCTCCTCGCCACCGGCAAGCCCGCCGTCGTCGCGTTCGAGGGGAGCTACCACGGCCTCTCGTACGGGCCGCTCGCCGCGCTCGGCTTCGCCCCCGGCTTCCGCGAGCCGTTCGCCCCGCACCTCGGCGTGCCCGTCACCTTCGCGCCGTACCCCGCCGCCGAGCCCGAGCTCGACGCGTCGCTGAGCGCGGTGCGCGCGATGCTCCGGCGTGGCGACGCCGGCGCGATCCTCGTCGAGCCGATCCTGGGTCGCGGCGGCTGCGTCGTGCCGCCGGCGTCGTTCCTCGCGGAGCTGCGCGCGCTCGCGACGGAGTCGGGCGCGCTCCTCGTCGTCGACGAGATCTGGAGCGGCCTCGGGCGCAGCGGCGCGATGCTCGCGAGCGCGCCGGTCGTCCCGGACGTGCTCTGCCTCGGCAAGGGCCTCGGCGGCGGCCTCCCGATCTCCGCGTGCGTCGGCAGCGCGGATGTGATGGCGGCGTGGGGCGGGCACGGCGGCACGCGCGTCCACACCGGCACGCACTTCGGATCGCCGCCCGCGTGCGCGGCCGCGCTCGCGACGCTCGAGGCGATCGCGAGTCTCCGGCTCCCGGCGCGCGCGGCGGAGCTCGGCGAGGCGTGGCGGAGCGAGCTCGGCGACGCCGCGCGTGGGCGCGGGCTCATGGTCGGCGTCCGGCTCGCCGACGCACGCGCGGCGCTCGCGGCGTCACGCGCGCTCCTCGCCGTGGGCTTCATCGTGCTCACCGGCGGCGCGCGCGGCGAAATCCTCACGCTGTCGCCGCCGCTCACGATCGCGCCCGCGCAGCTCTCCGCGTTCGCGGCCGCGCTTCGTCAGGGCCCGAACGGGTAA